A region from the Gossypium hirsutum isolate 1008001.06 chromosome A08, Gossypium_hirsutum_v2.1, whole genome shotgun sequence genome encodes:
- the LOC107895689 gene encoding peptidyl-prolyl cis-trans isomerase FKBP20-2, chloroplastic isoform X1 has product MPMILSTPLLSEPSFLSYARVGIVSTQRKKTAIFCSSHSLKDNGASLQSGCVLHRKENLSRRFLLFVLVSSGLSPTLPSSGKTKSKNPYDEKRLLEQNKQRQKENNAPEDFPNFIREGFEVKVVTSEDYRKSDSGLIYRDYEVGKGDCPKAGQQVTFHYIGYNESGRRIDSTYLQGAPARIRMGTNAVVPGFEEGIRAMRPGGKRRIIIPPELGPPVGPSTFFSSKQFEVFDIELLSIQNCQRRTIAFYSDVVCN; this is encoded by the exons ATGCCCATGATTCTCTCAACTCCTCTTCTGTCTGAACCATCGTTTCTCT CATATGCCAGGGTAGGAATTGTTTCCACTCAAAGGAAGAAAACTGCAATTTTCTGCTCGAGTCACAGCTTAAAAGACAATGG AGCCAGTCTGCAGAGTGGATGCGTATTGCATAGGAAGGAAAACTTGAGCCGTAGGTTTCTTCTTTTCGTTTTAGTCTCATCAGGCTTGTCTCCGACCTTGCCTTCTTCTGGAAAGACCAAGAGCAAGAACCCGTATGATGAAAAACGCTTGCTAGAACAGAATAAACAGAGACAGAAAGAGAACAACGCTCCCGAAGACTTCCCAAATTTCATCAGAGAAG GCTTTGAGGTTAAGGTTGTAACTTCAGAAGATTACAGAAAGAGTGATTCAGGGCTTATATACCGGGATTATGAAGTTGGTAAAGGTGATTGCCCAAAGGCTGGTCAACAG GTCACCTTTCACTATATTGGTTATAATGAGTCCGGTCGGCGCATTGATAGCACCTATTTACAAGGTGCTCCTGCCAGAATCCGCATGGGAACTAATGCAGTGGTTCCAG GATTTGAGGAAGGAATTCGGGCCATGAGGCCAGGGGGGAAGAGAAGGATAATCATTCCTCCGGAGCTTGGACCTCCG GTGGGACCTTCAACGTTTTTCAGCTCGAAACAATTCGAAGTATTCGATATAGAGTTACTCAGCATACAGAACTGTCAAAGGAGAACCATAGCTTTTTATTCAGATGTTGTATGCAATTGA
- the LOC107895689 gene encoding peptidyl-prolyl cis-trans isomerase FKBP20-2, chloroplastic isoform X2, with amino-acid sequence MPMILSTPLLSEPSFLSYARVGIVSTQRKKTAIFCSSHSLKDNGLQSGCVLHRKENLSRRFLLFVLVSSGLSPTLPSSGKTKSKNPYDEKRLLEQNKQRQKENNAPEDFPNFIREGFEVKVVTSEDYRKSDSGLIYRDYEVGKGDCPKAGQQVTFHYIGYNESGRRIDSTYLQGAPARIRMGTNAVVPGFEEGIRAMRPGGKRRIIIPPELGPPVGPSTFFSSKQFEVFDIELLSIQNCQRRTIAFYSDVVCN; translated from the exons ATGCCCATGATTCTCTCAACTCCTCTTCTGTCTGAACCATCGTTTCTCT CATATGCCAGGGTAGGAATTGTTTCCACTCAAAGGAAGAAAACTGCAATTTTCTGCTCGAGTCACAGCTTAAAAGACAATGG TCTGCAGAGTGGATGCGTATTGCATAGGAAGGAAAACTTGAGCCGTAGGTTTCTTCTTTTCGTTTTAGTCTCATCAGGCTTGTCTCCGACCTTGCCTTCTTCTGGAAAGACCAAGAGCAAGAACCCGTATGATGAAAAACGCTTGCTAGAACAGAATAAACAGAGACAGAAAGAGAACAACGCTCCCGAAGACTTCCCAAATTTCATCAGAGAAG GCTTTGAGGTTAAGGTTGTAACTTCAGAAGATTACAGAAAGAGTGATTCAGGGCTTATATACCGGGATTATGAAGTTGGTAAAGGTGATTGCCCAAAGGCTGGTCAACAG GTCACCTTTCACTATATTGGTTATAATGAGTCCGGTCGGCGCATTGATAGCACCTATTTACAAGGTGCTCCTGCCAGAATCCGCATGGGAACTAATGCAGTGGTTCCAG GATTTGAGGAAGGAATTCGGGCCATGAGGCCAGGGGGGAAGAGAAGGATAATCATTCCTCCGGAGCTTGGACCTCCG GTGGGACCTTCAACGTTTTTCAGCTCGAAACAATTCGAAGTATTCGATATAGAGTTACTCAGCATACAGAACTGTCAAAGGAGAACCATAGCTTTTTATTCAGATGTTGTATGCAATTGA